A genomic segment from Microcella flavibacter encodes:
- a CDS encoding MraY family glycosyltransferase, giving the protein MRFYLLVALISGVASFGASYAVYRLSKRFKLYPGIRDRDVHTSPTPRLGGIAIVFGVAISLAVASQISWFEGVYADAFPVIAILVAAAVMLGVGVLDDLYDLNWMTKLAAQLIVAWFLAWSSLQIVSLPIGIDNGISLLGPTGSLILTILAVVLVMNAVNFIDGLDGLVAGVTLIAGGVFFVYSYLLAIDTSQTAFNLASLLMAVLLGAVAGFLPFNWHPAKMFMGDGGALVVGLLLAVSTITVTGQINPASIDRSLLLPAFIPIALPFAILVVPLLDFGLAVLRRLRAGKSPFSADRQHLHHRLLDMGHSHFHAVLIFYGWTAVVAFGALLFLFVAWWWALSAIALGLVVCTAVTLAPLSRRKRVEAAAQSAMDAPADVARYDPLDAAAPPLDDEPDPDEAPASMISRGPRRAEETR; this is encoded by the coding sequence GTGAGGTTCTACCTGCTCGTCGCGCTGATCTCGGGCGTCGCCAGCTTCGGGGCGTCCTACGCGGTCTACCGGCTCAGCAAGCGGTTCAAGCTGTACCCGGGCATCCGCGACCGCGACGTGCACACGAGCCCGACGCCCCGCCTCGGCGGCATCGCGATCGTGTTCGGGGTCGCGATCTCCCTCGCCGTCGCCTCGCAGATCTCCTGGTTCGAGGGCGTCTACGCCGACGCCTTCCCCGTCATCGCCATCCTCGTGGCCGCCGCCGTCATGCTCGGCGTCGGGGTGCTCGACGACCTCTACGACCTCAACTGGATGACGAAGCTCGCCGCGCAGCTCATCGTCGCCTGGTTCCTCGCCTGGTCGAGCCTGCAGATCGTCTCGCTGCCGATCGGCATCGACAACGGCATCTCGCTGCTCGGGCCGACGGGCTCGCTCATCCTCACGATCCTCGCGGTCGTGCTCGTCATGAACGCCGTCAACTTCATCGACGGCCTCGACGGCCTCGTCGCGGGCGTCACCCTCATCGCGGGCGGCGTCTTCTTCGTCTACAGCTACCTGCTCGCGATCGACACCTCGCAGACGGCCTTCAACCTCGCCTCCCTGCTCATGGCCGTGCTCCTCGGCGCGGTCGCGGGCTTCCTGCCCTTCAACTGGCACCCGGCGAAGATGTTCATGGGCGACGGGGGAGCCCTCGTGGTGGGGCTCCTGCTCGCCGTCTCCACGATCACGGTGACCGGGCAGATCAACCCCGCCTCGATCGATCGCAGCCTCCTGCTGCCGGCGTTCATCCCGATCGCCCTGCCCTTCGCCATCCTCGTCGTGCCGCTGCTCGACTTCGGGCTCGCGGTGCTGCGCCGCCTGCGGGCGGGCAAGTCGCCGTTCAGCGCCGACCGGCAGCACCTGCACCACCGCCTGCTCGACATGGGCCACTCGCACTTCCACGCGGTGCTGATCTTCTACGGCTGGACGGCCGTCGTCGCCTTCGGCGCCCTGCTGTTCCTCTTCGTGGCGTGGTGGTGGGCGCTCTCCGCGATCGCCCTCGGGCTCGTGGTCTGCACCGCCGTCACGCTCGCGCCGCTCAGCCGCCGCAAGCGCGTCGAGGCCGCCGCCCAGTCGGCGATGGATGCCCCCGCCGACGTCGCCCGCTACGACCCGCTCGACGCCGCGGCCCCGCCGCTCGACGACGAGCCCGACCCCGACGAGGCGCCCGCCTCGATGATCAGCCGCGGCCCGCGCCGCGCCGAGGAGACCCGATGA
- the atpB gene encoding F0F1 ATP synthase subunit A encodes MIPLLPFATDDGSGGGFSGPSIGDFQPPAIFFEGNEFFQLDRIMLVRLLVAALLILVFWLGTRRMKLVPGRFQGTVEMGLDLVRVNIAEDLLGKKDGKRFLPLLTSIFFLVLFSNLTGIIPGINIASTGSIGLPLVLAVTAYVAFIYAGVRKHPLAFFRNALFPPGVPKVLYIIVTPIEFVSMFVLRPITLTLRLLMNMIVGHLLLVLFFSASAFFMFDVGGFSALFAVGTQAMGIVFTFFEILVAVLQAYVFTLLTAVYLQLALAEEH; translated from the coding sequence CTGATCCCCCTGCTCCCGTTCGCGACCGATGACGGTTCCGGCGGTGGTTTCTCCGGTCCCTCGATCGGCGACTTCCAGCCCCCCGCGATCTTCTTCGAGGGCAACGAGTTCTTCCAGCTCGACCGCATCATGCTGGTCCGGCTGCTCGTCGCCGCTCTCCTCATCCTGGTCTTCTGGCTCGGCACCCGGCGCATGAAGCTCGTGCCCGGCCGCTTCCAGGGCACCGTTGAGATGGGTCTCGACCTCGTCCGCGTCAACATCGCCGAGGACCTCCTGGGCAAGAAGGACGGCAAGCGGTTCCTCCCGCTCCTGACGTCGATCTTCTTCCTCGTCCTGTTCTCGAATCTCACGGGCATCATCCCGGGCATCAACATCGCCAGCACCGGCTCGATCGGTCTGCCGCTGGTGCTCGCCGTCACCGCGTACGTCGCGTTCATCTACGCCGGCGTGCGCAAGCACCCGCTCGCGTTCTTCCGCAACGCGCTGTTTCCGCCCGGCGTGCCCAAAGTGCTCTACATCATCGTGACGCCGATCGAGTTCGTCTCGATGTTCGTGCTGCGTCCGATCACGCTCACGCTGCGACTGCTGATGAACATGATCGTCGGGCACCTGCTGCTCGTGCTGTTCTTCTCCGCCTCGGCGTTCTTCATGTTCGACGTCGGGGGCTTCAGCGCCCTCTTCGCCGTCGGCACGCAGGCGATGGGCATCGTCTTCACGTTCTTCGAGATCCTCGTCGCCGTGCTGCAGGCCTACGTATTCACCCTCTTGACCGCTGTGTACCTCCAGCTCGCGCTGGCGGAAGAGCACTAA
- the atpE gene encoding ATP synthase F0 subunit C — protein sequence MDANTVLAQITGNIATVGYGLAAIGPAIGVGIVVGKTIESVARQPELQGRLTVLMYIGIAFTEALAFIGIATYYIFV from the coding sequence GTGGACGCAAACACCGTTCTCGCCCAGATCACGGGCAACATCGCCACGGTCGGCTACGGCCTCGCCGCCATCGGCCCCGCCATCGGCGTGGGCATCGTGGTCGGCAAGACGATCGAGTCGGTCGCCCGCCAGCCCGAGCTGCAGGGTCGCCTCACGGTGCTCATGTACATCGGTATCGCCTTCACCGAGGCCCTCGCCTTCATCGGCATCGCCACGTACTACATCTTCGTCTAA
- a CDS encoding F0F1 ATP synthase subunit B: MLTELIVAAEEGKTVNPLLPAWYDIVYSIIPFALVLLLFWKVVLPRMQRTLDERAAKIEGGIAQAESAQAEAKAALEEYNKLLAEGRAEAAKIREQARVDGGAILAELKEQASAEAARITATAQQQIEAERQAALVSLRAEVGSLALDLASGVIGESLADDAKATALVDRFLVDLETSEKAAK; the protein is encoded by the coding sequence ATGCTGACCGAACTCATCGTCGCGGCGGAAGAGGGGAAGACCGTCAACCCCCTGCTTCCGGCGTGGTACGACATCGTCTACTCGATCATCCCGTTCGCGCTCGTCCTCCTGCTGTTCTGGAAGGTCGTGCTGCCGCGCATGCAGCGCACGCTCGACGAGCGCGCGGCGAAGATCGAGGGCGGCATCGCGCAGGCGGAGTCGGCCCAGGCCGAAGCCAAGGCGGCGCTCGAGGAGTACAACAAGCTCCTCGCGGAGGGCCGTGCCGAGGCCGCGAAGATCCGCGAGCAGGCGCGCGTCGACGGCGGCGCCATCCTCGCCGAGCTCAAGGAGCAGGCCTCCGCGGAGGCCGCGCGCATCACCGCTACCGCGCAGCAGCAGATCGAGGCCGAGCGCCAGGCGGCGCTCGTCTCGCTCCGCGCCGAGGTGGGCTCGCTGGCGCTCGACCTGGCCAGCGGCGTGATCGGCGAGTCGCTCGCGGACGACGCGAAGGCCACGGCCCTCGTCGACCGGTTCCTCGTCGACCTCGAGACGAGCGAGAAGGCGGCCAAGTAG
- a CDS encoding F0F1 ATP synthase subunit delta translates to MGSATRGATESARAALARTSGVDLTTGEQLLGAARTIGSSKQLVSALTDSSAGDAAKAGLIGTIFAGLQPAARTLLEGMVASRWSSGDDLLAGIEEVGIRAIAASAPAGSSVEGELFAFGQAVTSDAELELAIGSKRGDVEGKRDLVHALLAQSSPQARSIAGHLVQQPRGRRIGELVRSAATTVADASGKGVATVTVARPLTGEQRSAIAQSIARRYGREHTLNQVVDPAVIGGVRVQVGDEVVDGSIAARLSELKLRLAG, encoded by the coding sequence ATGGGTTCCGCGACGAGAGGCGCCACCGAGTCGGCCCGCGCTGCGCTGGCCCGCACCTCGGGCGTCGATCTGACGACCGGCGAGCAGCTGCTCGGCGCGGCCCGCACCATCGGGTCGTCGAAGCAGCTCGTGAGCGCGCTCACCGACTCCTCGGCGGGCGACGCTGCAAAGGCTGGCCTCATCGGCACGATCTTCGCCGGCCTCCAGCCCGCGGCCCGCACCCTGCTCGAGGGCATGGTCGCGAGCCGCTGGTCCAGCGGGGACGACCTGCTGGCCGGCATCGAGGAGGTGGGCATCCGCGCGATCGCCGCCTCCGCCCCCGCCGGATCCTCGGTCGAGGGCGAGCTCTTCGCCTTCGGCCAGGCCGTGACCTCCGACGCCGAGCTCGAGCTGGCGATCGGCAGCAAGCGCGGCGACGTGGAGGGCAAGCGCGATCTCGTGCACGCGCTCCTCGCGCAGTCCAGCCCGCAGGCCCGGTCCATCGCCGGGCACCTCGTGCAGCAGCCGCGCGGCCGCCGCATCGGCGAGCTCGTGCGCTCGGCGGCCACCACGGTCGCCGACGCCTCGGGCAAGGGCGTGGCGACGGTCACCGTCGCCCGGCCGCTCACGGGCGAGCAGCGCAGCGCCATCGCGCAGAGCATCGCGCGCCGGTACGGCCGCGAGCACACGCTCAATCAGGTCGTCGACCCCGCCGTCATCGGCGGCGTGCGCGTGCAGGTCGGCGACGAGGTCGTCGACGGCAGCATCGCGGCGCGACTCTCCGAACTCAAGCTCCGGCTGGCCGGCTAG
- the atpA gene encoding F0F1 ATP synthase subunit alpha, with protein MAELTISPDEIRDALKNFAKGYAPGAAAATEVGRVTDAADGIAHVEGLPGVMANELIRFADGTLGLAQNLDENEIGVVVLGEFTGIVEGMEVTRTGEVLSVPVGDAYLGRVVDPLGAPIDGLGDIVDEGRRALELQAPGVMQRKSVHEPLQTGIKAIDAMIPVGRGQRQLIIGDRQTGKTAIAIDTIINQKANWESGDATKQVRCIYVAVGQKGSTIAAVKGALEDAGAMEYTTIVAAPASDPAGFKYLAPYTGSAIGQHWMYGGKHVLIIFDDLSKQAEAYRAVSLLLRRPPGREAYPGDVFYLHSRLLERCAKLSDELGAGSMTGLPIIETKANDVSAYIPTNVISITDGQIFLQSDLFNSNQRPAVDVGISVSRVGGDAQVKSIKKVSGTLKLELAQYRSLEAFAMFASDLDAASRRQLARGARLTELLKQPQYSPYPVEEQVVSIWAGTKGKLDTIPVEDVLRFERELIDHLGRNTDVLTTLRESNVLDADTEAALEKAVDQFVTEFQAGDGSAPGAEQFDAIGEDEIQQEKIVKQKR; from the coding sequence ATGGCAGAACTGACGATCAGCCCGGACGAGATCCGCGACGCGCTGAAGAACTTCGCCAAGGGCTACGCGCCCGGCGCGGCCGCGGCCACCGAGGTCGGTCGCGTCACCGACGCGGCCGACGGCATCGCGCACGTCGAGGGCCTGCCCGGCGTGATGGCGAACGAGCTCATCCGCTTCGCCGACGGCACGCTGGGCCTCGCCCAGAACCTCGACGAGAACGAGATCGGCGTCGTCGTGCTCGGCGAGTTCACCGGCATCGTCGAGGGCATGGAGGTCACCCGCACGGGCGAGGTCCTCTCCGTCCCCGTCGGCGACGCCTACCTCGGTCGAGTGGTCGACCCGCTCGGCGCGCCCATCGACGGTCTCGGCGACATCGTCGACGAGGGTCGCCGCGCGCTCGAGCTCCAGGCCCCCGGCGTCATGCAGCGCAAGAGCGTGCACGAGCCCCTCCAGACCGGCATCAAGGCGATCGACGCCATGATCCCCGTCGGCCGCGGCCAGCGCCAGCTCATCATCGGCGACCGCCAGACCGGCAAGACCGCCATCGCGATCGACACGATCATCAACCAGAAGGCCAACTGGGAGTCGGGCGACGCCACCAAGCAGGTGCGCTGCATCTACGTCGCCGTCGGCCAGAAGGGCTCGACCATCGCCGCGGTGAAGGGCGCCCTCGAGGACGCCGGCGCGATGGAGTACACGACGATCGTCGCGGCCCCCGCCTCCGACCCCGCCGGCTTCAAGTACCTCGCCCCCTACACCGGCTCGGCCATCGGCCAGCACTGGATGTACGGCGGCAAGCACGTCCTCATCATCTTCGACGACCTGTCGAAGCAGGCCGAGGCGTACCGCGCCGTGTCGCTCCTCCTGCGCCGTCCGCCGGGACGCGAGGCCTACCCCGGTGACGTCTTCTACCTGCACTCCCGTCTGCTCGAGCGCTGCGCCAAGCTCTCGGACGAGCTGGGCGCGGGCTCGATGACGGGTCTCCCGATCATCGAGACGAAGGCCAACGACGTCTCGGCGTACATCCCGACCAACGTGATCTCGATCACGGACGGCCAGATCTTCCTCCAGTCCGACCTCTTCAACTCGAACCAGCGCCCCGCGGTGGACGTCGGCATCTCGGTGTCGCGCGTCGGCGGCGACGCCCAGGTCAAGAGCATCAAGAAGGTCTCCGGCACGCTGAAGCTCGAGCTCGCGCAGTACCGCTCGCTCGAGGCCTTCGCGATGTTCGCCTCCGACCTCGACGCTGCCAGCCGCCGTCAGCTCGCCCGGGGCGCCCGCCTCACCGAGCTGCTCAAGCAGCCGCAGTACTCGCCGTACCCCGTCGAGGAGCAGGTCGTCTCGATCTGGGCCGGCACCAAGGGCAAGCTCGACACCATCCCCGTCGAGGACGTCCTGCGGTTCGAGCGCGAGCTCATCGACCACCTCGGCCGCAACACCGACGTGCTCACGACGCTGCGCGAGTCGAACGTGCTCGACGCCGACACCGAGGCCGCCCTCGAGAAGGCCGTCGACCAGTTCGTCACCGAGTTCCAGGCCGGCGACGGCTCGGCCCCCGGGGCCGAGCAGTTCGACGCCATCGGCGAGGACGAGATCCAGCAGGAGAAGATCGTCAAGCAGAAGCGCTGA
- a CDS encoding F0F1 ATP synthase subunit gamma translates to MGAQLRVYRQKIKSAQTTKKITRAMELISASRIQKAQARVKASGPYSRAVTRAVSAVATYSNVDHILTTEAENPTRAAVVLFTSDRGLAGAFSSQIMREAGELRSRLEGEGKQVVFYLVGRKAVAYFSFRRIDVEQAWTGGTDQPEFSTAKEIGDALVARFVQPTAEGGVDEIHIVYNRFVSMVTQTPEVVRILPLEVVEGVEAPASSEVLPLYEFEPEVDRVLDGLLPVYIESRIFNAMLQSAASEHAARQKAMKSASDNADKLITDYTRLANNARQSEITQQISEIVGGADALSSAK, encoded by the coding sequence ATGGGAGCGCAACTTCGGGTCTACCGGCAGAAGATCAAGTCTGCCCAGACGACCAAGAAGATCACTCGTGCCATGGAGCTGATCTCCGCCTCGCGCATTCAGAAGGCGCAGGCCCGGGTGAAGGCCTCCGGCCCGTACTCGCGCGCCGTCACGCGGGCCGTGTCGGCCGTCGCGACGTACTCGAACGTCGACCACATCCTCACGACCGAGGCCGAGAACCCCACGCGCGCCGCGGTGGTGCTGTTCACCTCCGACCGCGGTCTCGCCGGCGCCTTCAGCTCGCAGATCATGCGCGAGGCCGGGGAGCTGCGCTCGCGCCTCGAGGGCGAGGGCAAGCAGGTCGTCTTCTACCTCGTCGGCCGGAAGGCGGTCGCGTACTTCTCCTTCCGGCGCATCGACGTCGAGCAGGCGTGGACGGGCGGCACCGACCAGCCCGAGTTCTCCACCGCGAAGGAGATCGGCGACGCGCTCGTGGCCCGCTTCGTGCAGCCGACGGCGGAGGGCGGCGTGGACGAGATCCACATCGTCTACAACCGTTTCGTCAGCATGGTGACGCAGACCCCCGAGGTCGTGCGCATCCTGCCGCTCGAGGTCGTCGAGGGCGTCGAGGCGCCCGCCTCGAGCGAGGTGCTGCCCCTGTACGAGTTCGAGCCCGAGGTCGACAGGGTGCTCGACGGGCTGCTGCCCGTCTACATCGAGAGCCGCATCTTCAACGCGATGCTGCAGTCGGCCGCCTCCGAGCACGCCGCGCGTCAGAAGGCCATGAAGTCGGCCAGCGACAACGCCGACAAGCTCATCACCGACTACACCCGACTAGCCAACAACGCCCGCCAGTCGGAGATCACCCAGCAGATTTCCGAGATCGTGGGCGGCGCCGACGCCCTGAGCTCGGCCAAGTAG
- the atpD gene encoding F0F1 ATP synthase subunit beta, translating into MTTTAPAGTTPAANEPAARAGDHTPTSGAGVGRIARVTGPVVDIEFPHDAIPGIYNALQTTVTIGDESTTLTLEVAQHLGDDLVRAIALKPTDGLVRGQEVRDTGEPITVPVGDVTKGKVFNVLGEVLNGEPGAAVEVSERWPIHRKPPAFDQLESKTQLFETGIKVIDLLTPYVQGGKIGLFGGAGVGKTVLIQEMIQRVAQDHGGVSVFAGVGERTREGNDLIFEMEEAGVFDKTALVFGQMDEPPGTRLRVALSALTMAEYFRDVQNQDVLLFIDNIFRFTQAGSEVSTLLGRMPSAVGYQPNLADEMGILQERITSTRGHSITSLQAIYVPADDYTDPAPATTFAHLDATTELSREIASKGLYPAVDPLTSTSRILDPRYLGEDHYRVATTVKQILQKNKELQEIIAILGVDELSEEDKITVSRARRIQQFLSQNTYMAKKFTGVEGSTVPLKETIESFDAIAKGEFDHVAEQAFFNVGAISDVEEAWARIQKENG; encoded by the coding sequence ATGACCACGACAGCACCCGCCGGGACGACCCCCGCCGCGAACGAGCCCGCCGCCCGCGCGGGCGACCACACCCCGACCTCGGGCGCCGGCGTGGGCCGCATCGCCCGCGTGACCGGTCCGGTCGTCGACATCGAGTTCCCGCATGACGCCATCCCCGGCATCTACAACGCGCTGCAGACGACCGTCACCATCGGCGACGAGTCGACGACGCTGACCCTCGAGGTCGCCCAGCACCTCGGCGACGACCTCGTCCGCGCGATCGCCCTCAAGCCGACCGACGGGCTCGTCCGCGGCCAGGAGGTGCGCGACACCGGCGAGCCGATCACCGTGCCCGTCGGCGACGTCACCAAGGGCAAGGTCTTCAATGTGCTCGGCGAGGTGCTCAACGGCGAGCCCGGCGCTGCCGTCGAGGTCTCCGAGCGCTGGCCCATCCACCGCAAGCCCCCGGCATTCGACCAGCTCGAGTCGAAGACCCAGCTCTTCGAGACCGGCATCAAGGTCATCGACCTCCTCACCCCGTACGTGCAGGGTGGCAAGATCGGCCTGTTCGGCGGTGCCGGCGTGGGCAAGACCGTCCTCATCCAGGAGATGATCCAGCGCGTGGCGCAGGACCACGGCGGCGTCTCCGTGTTCGCCGGCGTCGGCGAGCGCACCCGTGAGGGCAACGACCTCATCTTCGAGATGGAGGAGGCGGGCGTCTTCGACAAGACCGCCCTCGTCTTCGGCCAGATGGACGAGCCGCCGGGAACGCGTCTCCGCGTCGCCCTCTCTGCCCTCACCATGGCCGAGTACTTCCGCGACGTGCAGAACCAGGACGTCCTGCTCTTCATCGACAACATCTTCCGCTTCACGCAGGCGGGCTCCGAGGTCTCGACGCTGCTGGGCCGCATGCCCTCCGCGGTGGGCTACCAGCCGAACCTCGCCGACGAGATGGGCATCCTGCAGGAGCGCATCACCTCGACGCGCGGCCACTCGATCACCTCGCTGCAGGCCATCTACGTGCCCGCCGACGACTACACCGACCCGGCCCCGGCGACGACCTTCGCCCACCTCGACGCGACGACCGAGCTCAGCCGTGAGATCGCGTCGAAGGGCCTCTACCCGGCCGTCGACCCGCTCACCTCGACCTCGCGCATCCTCGACCCCCGCTACTTGGGCGAGGACCATTACCGCGTCGCGACGACCGTCAAGCAGATCCTCCAGAAGAACAAGGAGCTGCAGGAGATCATCGCCATCCTCGGTGTCGACGAGCTCAGCGAGGAGGACAAGATCACGGTGTCGCGTGCGCGCCGGATCCAGCAGTTCCTCTCGCAGAACACCTACATGGCCAAGAAGTTCACGGGCGTCGAGGGTTCGACCGTCCCGCTGAAGGAGACCATCGAGTCGTTCGACGCGATCGCGAAGGGCGAGTTCGACCACGTGGCCGAGCAGGCGTTCTTCAACGTCGGTGCGATCAGCGACGTCGAAGAGGCGTGGGCGCGCATCCAGAAGGAGAACGGCTAA
- a CDS encoding F0F1 ATP synthase subunit epsilon, with the protein MAELSVSVVSADREVWSGAAKQIVARTTEGEIGILPGHEPLLGILGAGEVRITPVSGAVVTARAEDGFLSVENNTVTIVAGQAELLS; encoded by the coding sequence GTGGCCGAGCTCAGCGTGAGCGTCGTCTCGGCCGACCGCGAGGTCTGGTCGGGCGCCGCGAAGCAGATCGTCGCGCGCACCACCGAGGGTGAGATCGGCATCCTCCCCGGCCACGAGCCCCTCCTCGGGATCCTCGGCGCCGGCGAGGTGCGGATCACGCCCGTCTCGGGCGCGGTCGTGACGGCGCGCGCGGAGGACGGGTTCCTCTCGGTCGAGAACAACACCGTGACGATCGTCGCGGGCCAGGCCGAACTGCTCTCCTGA
- a CDS encoding AAA family ATPase, giving the protein MLIAMAGLPGSGKSTIAERIAQALSAPVVSVDPVESAILQAGIDSDQPTGLAAYLVAETIADAVLRTSPAVIVDAVNAVAPARDQWVGLARRHGVELRFVEVVCSDTELHRRRLEQRQRDLAHLVEPTWHAVEQSLEEYAPWSGEADAAPRLVLDTVAPLEQLVAEAVAFLRS; this is encoded by the coding sequence GTGCTGATCGCCATGGCCGGGCTCCCCGGCTCGGGCAAGAGCACGATCGCGGAGCGGATCGCGCAGGCGCTCTCCGCGCCGGTGGTCTCGGTGGACCCGGTCGAGTCGGCGATCCTGCAGGCCGGCATCGACAGTGATCAGCCGACCGGTCTCGCGGCGTACCTCGTCGCCGAGACGATCGCCGACGCGGTGCTGCGTACGAGCCCTGCGGTCATCGTCGACGCCGTGAACGCCGTCGCTCCTGCGCGCGACCAGTGGGTCGGCCTCGCGCGGCGGCACGGCGTGGAGCTGCGCTTCGTCGAGGTCGTCTGCAGCGACACCGAGCTGCACCGCCGTCGCCTCGAGCAGCGCCAGCGCGACCTGGCCCACCTGGTCGAGCCGACCTGGCACGCCGTCGAGCAGAGCCTCGAGGAGTACGCGCCGTGGTCGGGCGAGGCCGACGCCGCCCCCCGGCTCGTGCTCGACACGGTCGCCCCGCTCGAGCAGCTGGTGGCCGAGGCGGTCGCCTTCCTGCGGTCGTGA
- a CDS encoding YaaA family protein, giving the protein MTLLLLLPPSETKRDGGAAGSALDLDALLHADDAAVRDARLATLAALEQLVAGDDAQAARALGVGHKIAEAELARDRALRTSPLMPALERYTGVLFDALDAPTLSAPARERAGRHVRIHSALLGLIGAEDAVPAYRLSHSSRLPGGPLKRRWAPVIGPVLERHEGPVVDLRSEGYAALGPLPARADALFVRVVAESADGAVRALNHFNKKSKGLFVRDLLEQGSVPASVEGLIAAAAGTGWTLRHGAPGELELVAREG; this is encoded by the coding sequence GTGACCCTGCTGCTCCTGCTGCCGCCCTCCGAGACGAAGCGCGACGGCGGCGCGGCCGGCTCCGCCCTCGATCTCGATGCGCTGCTTCACGCCGACGACGCGGCGGTGCGGGATGCCCGTCTCGCGACCCTCGCCGCCCTCGAGCAGCTCGTCGCCGGCGACGACGCGCAGGCCGCGCGCGCGCTCGGCGTGGGCCACAAGATCGCCGAGGCGGAGCTCGCCCGCGATCGTGCGCTGCGCACCAGCCCGCTCATGCCGGCGCTCGAGCGGTACACGGGCGTGCTGTTCGACGCGCTGGACGCGCCGACCCTGAGCGCGCCCGCTCGCGAGCGGGCGGGGCGCCACGTGCGCATCCACTCGGCGCTGCTCGGGCTCATCGGGGCGGAGGACGCCGTGCCCGCGTACCGGCTCTCGCACTCCTCGCGCCTGCCGGGGGGGCCGCTGAAGCGCCGCTGGGCGCCTGTCATCGGCCCCGTGCTCGAACGGCACGAGGGCCCCGTCGTCGACCTGCGGTCGGAGGGCTACGCCGCGCTCGGCCCGCTGCCCGCCCGCGCGGATGCGCTGTTCGTGCGGGTGGTGGCCGAGTCGGCGGACGGCGCCGTGCGGGCGCTCAACCACTTCAACAAGAAGTCGAAGGGGCTCTTCGTGCGCGACCTGCTCGAGCAGGGCTCCGTGCCCGCCTCGGTGGAGGGGCTCATCGCCGCGGCCGCCGGAACGGGATGGACGTTGCGCCACGGTGCTCCCGGCGAGCTCGAGCTCGTCGCCCGCGAGGGCTGA
- a CDS encoding DNA-3-methyladenine glycosylase I, translating into MAVTPDLRIGPDELPRCGWVGDDPEYRRYHDEEWGRPLHGDRPLFEKLSLEAFQSGLSWITILRRREGFRAAFDGFTIETVAAYDERDAQRLLLDERIIRNRAKIAATIANARVLHDWLQQEPGALDALVWSHAPAADSRSRPRTLAEVPATTERSTALARALKARGLRFVGPTTAYALMQSAGLVDDHVAGCWRAQG; encoded by the coding sequence ATGGCCGTCACCCCCGACCTGCGCATCGGCCCCGACGAGCTGCCGCGCTGCGGCTGGGTCGGCGACGACCCCGAGTACCGGCGCTACCACGACGAGGAGTGGGGGCGGCCCCTGCACGGCGACCGGCCGTTGTTCGAGAAGCTCAGCCTCGAGGCCTTCCAGTCGGGACTCTCCTGGATCACCATCCTGCGTCGGCGGGAGGGCTTCCGCGCCGCCTTCGACGGCTTCACGATCGAGACGGTCGCCGCCTACGACGAGCGGGATGCCCAGCGCCTGCTCCTCGACGAGCGCATCATCCGCAACCGCGCGAAGATCGCCGCGACCATCGCGAACGCGCGAGTGCTGCACGACTGGCTGCAGCAGGAGCCCGGAGCGCTCGACGCCCTCGTCTGGTCGCACGCCCCGGCCGCGGACTCCCGTTCCCGCCCGCGCACCCTCGCCGAGGTGCCCGCGACCACGGAGCGGTCGACGGCGCTCGCCCGGGCGCTCAAGGCGCGCGGCCTGCGCTTCGTCGGCCCGACGACCGCCTACGCGCTCATGCAGTCCGCGGGCCTCGTCGACGACCACGTCGCCGGGTGCTGGCGCGCGCAGGGCTGA
- a CDS encoding methylated-DNA--[protein]-cysteine S-methyltransferase: MPTLTDAPAAAASAAPASAAPAAARPLVASAAAIAARATARRVIDSPIGRILLLGDGDHVTLLEIEGAHGFRSPEPSAPLDGDAVLDAAATQLDEYFHAGRQRFDVPVLLQGTAFQQQIWQQLRAIPFGETRTYGELGIASGRATAGRAVGGAVGANPVPLLIPCHRVLAGDRRITGYSAGAGVPTKVQLLDLEGIAHR, from the coding sequence ATGCCGACCCTCACCGACGCCCCCGCCGCGGCTGCCTCCGCCGCCCCTGCCTCCGCCGCACCCGCCGCCGCCCGCCCGCTCGTCGCCTCGGCCGCGGCCATCGCGGCCCGCGCCACCGCGCGCCGCGTCATCGACTCCCCGATCGGCCGCATCCTGCTGCTCGGCGACGGCGACCACGTCACGCTGCTCGAGATCGAGGGCGCGCACGGCTTCCGCTCGCCCGAGCCCTCCGCGCCCCTCGACGGCGACGCCGTGCTCGACGCGGCCGCGACCCAGCTCGACGAGTACTTCCACGCCGGCCGGCAGCGCTTCGACGTGCCCGTGCTGCTGCAGGGCACGGCGTTCCAGCAGCAGATCTGGCAGCAGCTGCGCGCGATCCCCTTCGGCGAGACCCGCACCTACGGCGAGCTCGGCATCGCGAGCGGCCGGGCGACGGCGGGCCGCGCGGTCGGCGGCGCGGTCGGCGCGAACCCCGTCCCCCTGCTCATCCCGTGCCACCGCGTGCTGGCCGGCGACCGCCGCATCACGGGGTACAGCGCGGGCGCGGGAGTGCCCACCAAGGTGCAGCTGCTCGACCTCGAGGGCATCGCGCACCGCTGA